In Wenyingzhuangia fucanilytica, the following are encoded in one genomic region:
- a CDS encoding T9SS type A sorting domain-containing protein, translating to MKKKKVKMNKFKPKDLELNICVCLVLLLFSNLIQAQVYYNEFDTYSVNSINGAATWTQDSTSGEFTYDNGGTNYQRRAIVYSTSSYKSNTGFKLTVNYTTGSVGDTAAHNFSFGLISDDVDLSTYSGFNPFVSDNSVYSIGANLTTDGGVLSRGINFTDATEVITLDQSGTVAQFVTNNSTEVVMEIGQDGVWSYSINGIREASGMISQGFDLSKNYHVVIYGQDDNGGGKSIQSIQLEKRTALGERADWLRGTWGVTWTPSNYQNGNVEDVSIDDFLNQISEVKTISYIQVKLGSSYIYSPVFAAPHQVLESFWYNDGVDRDGNGEPVQNLVVPRWGNGTIAENDPFLDWITKIKAAGLKVQVYVNSSNMLQRYSDSYEDGRIPSPNELPDVTNRWKAYCDANYTTFINSQPYHTGIYNSATGNYVNSEAEFPERKYVFCFAEYILKEYATRYGDLIDAWVFDSGEFMVSNGDDSESGILEEQRLYEAFANAVHAGNENAAVAFNNGPNRHEANAANGTVTPYSHATHFDDFMFGHPYNGGKSIGKDKADYYDTGAYPTNYGRNYAHMLWMQGTGGNVHLYRDSSNPVDEWEFDNKVVGGFYPPMSTTSWQGGATQALEQVDFELWNQVAIDHGGTIIWGTALEIYNLNNANPSLIARDWAIAQIQGADDYFASLYNSGAPVWARTETVLPDATIGESYHHVIRKGEHVWDPEGDDFTVFVLFNPPSWMTVTEDVNNPGDWILGGTPNESTATEYNFRIRARDINSNKGTRAVTLKVNSNSGGSSKKALGNLELKNEETYWVFPNPTSNQVTISLGNNFVMGEQISTRIYDQIGNLVYHRNHIANSSRYSLSLVDLGISSGATYFLEIKSASINKHHKIILK from the coding sequence ATGAAAAAAAAGAAAGTAAAAATGAATAAATTCAAACCAAAAGATTTAGAACTTAATATATGCGTGTGTTTGGTTTTACTATTATTCTCAAACTTAATTCAGGCTCAGGTTTATTATAATGAATTTGATACTTATAGTGTAAACTCTATTAATGGAGCTGCAACTTGGACTCAAGATAGTACAAGCGGTGAGTTTACTTATGATAACGGCGGCACAAATTACCAGCGAAGAGCAATAGTGTATTCCACAAGTTCTTATAAATCTAACACAGGTTTTAAACTAACAGTTAATTATACTACTGGTTCAGTAGGTGATACTGCTGCACATAATTTTTCTTTTGGGTTGATTAGTGATGATGTTGACTTATCTACTTATTCAGGCTTCAATCCTTTTGTGTCAGATAACTCAGTTTATAGTATAGGTGCAAATTTAACAACAGATGGAGGAGTTTTATCTAGAGGTATAAATTTTACTGATGCTACAGAAGTTATTACATTAGATCAATCTGGAACAGTGGCTCAATTTGTTACAAATAATTCCACAGAGGTTGTTATGGAAATTGGACAAGATGGTGTTTGGAGTTATTCTATTAATGGAATAAGGGAAGCATCAGGAATGATTAGTCAAGGATTTGATTTGTCTAAAAATTATCATGTAGTTATATATGGACAAGATGATAATGGAGGAGGTAAATCAATTCAATCCATACAATTAGAAAAACGTACAGCACTAGGAGAACGTGCCGATTGGTTAAGAGGTACTTGGGGAGTTACCTGGACACCTAGTAATTATCAAAATGGTAATGTAGAAGATGTTTCTATTGATGATTTTTTAAATCAAATTAGTGAAGTAAAAACAATTAGCTATATACAAGTTAAATTAGGGTCGTCTTATATTTATTCTCCTGTTTTTGCTGCTCCTCATCAAGTTTTAGAGAGTTTTTGGTATAATGATGGGGTAGATAGAGATGGAAATGGAGAACCTGTCCAGAATTTAGTGGTTCCTCGTTGGGGGAATGGGACAATAGCAGAAAATGATCCTTTCTTAGATTGGATTACTAAAATTAAAGCAGCAGGACTTAAAGTTCAAGTTTATGTAAATAGTTCTAACATGTTACAAAGGTATAGTGATAGCTATGAAGACGGACGTATTCCAAGTCCAAATGAATTGCCAGATGTAACTAACAGATGGAAAGCTTACTGTGATGCAAACTACACTACATTTATAAATAGCCAACCTTATCATACAGGAATTTATAATTCTGCTACGGGAAACTATGTGAATTCAGAAGCAGAATTTCCAGAAAGAAAATATGTGTTTTGTTTTGCTGAATACATTCTTAAAGAATATGCAACTCGATATGGAGATTTAATTGATGCTTGGGTATTTGATTCGGGTGAATTTATGGTCAGTAATGGAGATGATAGTGAATCTGGAATTTTAGAAGAGCAAAGATTGTACGAAGCTTTTGCTAATGCAGTTCATGCAGGAAATGAAAATGCAGCAGTAGCATTTAATAATGGTCCAAATAGACATGAGGCAAATGCAGCTAATGGAACGGTTACTCCATATTCACATGCTACACATTTTGATGATTTTATGTTTGGACATCCTTATAATGGAGGTAAGAGTATTGGTAAAGATAAAGCAGATTATTACGATACAGGGGCATACCCAACCAACTATGGAAGAAATTATGCTCATATGCTTTGGATGCAAGGTACAGGAGGGAATGTACATCTTTACAGAGATTCTAGTAATCCTGTTGATGAATGGGAATTTGATAATAAAGTTGTGGGAGGTTTTTATCCCCCTATGAGTACTACATCTTGGCAAGGAGGAGCTACACAAGCACTAGAACAAGTTGATTTTGAACTATGGAATCAAGTTGCAATTGATCATGGAGGAACCATTATATGGGGAACTGCCTTAGAAATATATAATTTAAACAATGCAAACCCATCTTTAATAGCAAGAGATTGGGCCATTGCACAAATTCAAGGAGCTGATGATTATTTTGCAAGTTTATACAACTCAGGAGCACCTGTTTGGGCTAGAACAGAAACAGTTTTACCAGATGCTACTATTGGAGAAAGCTATCATCATGTTATAAGAAAAGGAGAGCATGTTTGGGATCCTGAAGGTGATGATTTTACTGTTTTTGTATTGTTTAATCCTCCCTCTTGGATGACTGTTACAGAAGATGTAAACAATCCTGGGGATTGGATTTTAGGAGGAACTCCTAATGAAAGTACTGCAACAGAATATAATTTTAGAATTAGAGCAAGAGATATTAATAGTAACAAAGGAACAAGAGCAGTAACCCTTAAGGTAAATTCTAATTCAGGAGGATCTAGTAAAAAAGCTTTAGGGAATTTAGAACTAAAAAATGAAGAGACTTATTGGGTGTTTCCTAACCCTACATCTAATCAAGTAACTATTTCTTTGGGGAATAATTTTGTAATGGGAGAACAAATTTCTACTCGAATTTATGATCAAATAGGGAACTTAGTTTATCATAGAAATCATATAGCGAATAGTTCAAGGTACTCATTAAGTCTGGTTGATTTAGGAATTAGTAGTGGTGCAACCTATTTTCTTGAAATTAAATCAGCTAGTATTAATAAACATCATAAAATCATACTAAAATAA
- a CDS encoding right-handed parallel beta-helix repeat-containing protein produces MKKQLLIVLTLIIGCLSVVAQTEQVAKADFFVSTQGSDSWSGKLEAPNANKTDGPFATLEHARIAVRKLKKNNSKDILVLIREGVYRLKKTVVFSLEDSGENESTITYAAYPNETPVFSAGKEINKWKKVEGGLLGLPQVAKGNVWEANVSDKFYTLYDEEGMLPRARSKKHNSLKGSTSNKLLFSKGELKEWSNVEDVEIFVRPTREWIVNMLPLVSVDEKKGIARTGINATYGMQKKGYWVENVLEELDTPGEWVLNTKEKKIYLWPRNKSMVVAPQLLELIRVEGKINFDGPTDIPVRNLHFRGLTFKHGERYSLTKDDAGLQHDWDMLDKNNAMVRFRGSENCVIEKCHFLYGGSGAIRVDLYGKNNKISNNHIEHLGGGGILLCGYGPGTKDVNKNNLVFNNNIHHVGEIYWQSPGIFLWNSGDNRVANNLIHDTNYCGLIVSGCVIRFFKHAKKREQYRAIRWHEIGDLPKNPSVDEVRPYWHSKNNMIENNEIHHVMNKLGDGNGIYIRASGSGNVIRRNYIHHLVAETGKQSGIRTDGGQMDVLITENIIYKCRSQGMTLKLNNRFENNIIADVIPPGGVYLKIVEGPMNGASNKHNIFYSSLFSDPRFITQPKPGKGLVGEDSRGRVAATMKDVDSDFNIYFCKADNSVADKILELLQKEDGADVNSLSTDPLFIDPENGDFRFKPNSPAIKMGMIPIDISKIGLLEVK; encoded by the coding sequence ATGAAAAAACAATTACTTATAGTTTTAACACTAATTATAGGATGTTTAAGTGTTGTTGCTCAAACTGAACAAGTAGCAAAAGCTGATTTTTTTGTGTCTACACAAGGCTCAGATTCTTGGTCTGGAAAATTAGAGGCACCCAATGCAAATAAAACGGATGGGCCGTTTGCAACATTGGAACATGCTCGTATAGCTGTAAGAAAACTAAAAAAGAATAACTCTAAGGATATTCTGGTGTTAATTAGAGAAGGAGTTTATAGATTGAAAAAAACAGTTGTTTTTAGTTTAGAAGATTCCGGTGAAAATGAATCAACAATAACATATGCAGCCTACCCAAATGAGACTCCTGTTTTTAGTGCTGGGAAAGAAATCAATAAATGGAAAAAAGTTGAAGGTGGACTTTTAGGGTTACCACAAGTAGCAAAAGGAAATGTATGGGAGGCAAATGTTTCGGATAAGTTTTATACTCTTTATGATGAAGAAGGAATGTTACCACGTGCTAGGTCTAAAAAGCATAACTCTTTAAAAGGGAGTACTAGTAATAAACTTTTATTTTCTAAAGGAGAATTAAAAGAATGGTCTAATGTAGAAGATGTAGAAATTTTTGTTCGCCCAACGAGAGAATGGATTGTAAATATGTTACCTCTTGTTTCTGTTGATGAAAAAAAGGGGATAGCTCGCACAGGAATTAATGCTACTTATGGAATGCAGAAGAAAGGGTATTGGGTAGAGAATGTATTAGAGGAACTAGATACTCCTGGAGAGTGGGTGTTAAACACAAAAGAAAAAAAAATCTATTTATGGCCACGTAATAAGTCAATGGTGGTGGCACCACAATTGTTGGAACTGATTCGTGTAGAGGGTAAAATTAATTTTGATGGTCCCACAGATATTCCTGTTCGTAATCTTCATTTCCGAGGACTTACTTTTAAGCACGGAGAACGATATTCTTTAACTAAAGACGATGCAGGTTTACAGCATGATTGGGATATGTTAGATAAAAATAACGCAATGGTTCGTTTTCGAGGTAGTGAAAATTGTGTGATTGAAAAGTGTCATTTTCTATACGGAGGAAGTGGAGCTATTCGAGTGGATTTATATGGGAAGAATAATAAAATATCTAATAATCACATAGAACATTTAGGAGGTGGAGGTATATTGCTTTGCGGTTATGGTCCAGGAACTAAGGATGTGAATAAAAACAATTTAGTTTTCAATAATAATATTCATCATGTAGGAGAAATATACTGGCAGTCTCCAGGTATTTTTCTTTGGAATAGTGGAGATAATAGAGTAGCAAATAATTTAATTCACGATACCAATTATTGTGGTTTAATAGTTTCTGGTTGTGTAATTCGTTTTTTTAAACACGCAAAAAAACGTGAACAATACCGAGCAATAAGATGGCATGAAATAGGTGATTTACCCAAGAATCCATCTGTAGATGAGGTTAGACCTTATTGGCACAGTAAAAATAACATGATAGAAAATAATGAAATACATCATGTTATGAATAAACTAGGAGATGGGAACGGAATTTACATTAGAGCTTCTGGATCTGGAAATGTGATTCGTAGAAATTATATACATCACTTAGTTGCAGAAACAGGAAAACAGAGTGGAATTAGAACAGATGGAGGACAGATGGATGTTTTGATTACAGAAAATATCATCTACAAATGTAGGTCACAAGGAATGACTCTAAAATTAAATAATAGATTCGAAAATAATATTATTGCTGATGTGATTCCTCCAGGAGGGGTTTATTTAAAAATTGTAGAAGGCCCAATGAATGGAGCCTCAAACAAACACAATATTTTCTATTCCTCATTATTCTCAGACCCTAGATTTATAACACAACCTAAACCAGGTAAAGGATTAGTTGGAGAAGATAGCCGTGGTAGAGTAGCTGCCACAATGAAAGATGTAGACTCTGATTTTAACATTTATTTTTGTAAAGCAGATAATAGTGTTGCTGATAAAATATTAGAACTTCTTCAAAAAGAAGATGGTGCAGATGTAAATAGTTTATCTACGGATCCATTGTTCATAGATCCCGAAAATGGTGATTTTAGATTTAAGCCAAATTCTCCAGCAATTAAAATGGGAATGATACCTATAGATATATCTAAGATTGGTTTACTTGAAGTGAAGTAA
- a CDS encoding family 43 glycosylhydrolase, producing MKIKILLTVLVLAFQMNAQNRRSNPIVSHMFTADPSAHVWEDGRLYVYPSTDVAPAKGYKTMDGYHVFSTDDMITWKDHGEILHSRDVSWGIKGGGFMWAPDCVFKNGTYYFYFPHKNKNGVWEIGIATSKSPASDFKLQGYVKGGNAFCDPCVFIDDDGQAYIYAVKDTKAYVAKLKDNMVEIEGEMTEQIGATGHREGPFVIKRKGIYYLIYPDHYPKTNKMGYAMSNNPLGPWEFKGVFLDHTDVITMHGSLVKFKGQWYVFYHNGNLSGGIGPQRSICFDPVNFNEDGTIQMVKQILGVILPTFHQDINFNGMMGTLDVGNYREADLKKQHILLNQISSIEIPKGYKVICFEKDNFKGKSWEFEENRIDLNVIGANNQISSIKISKSEIINLVKNPSFELATQGLVKHWFHKNPKPFVQYKDDTAKGYYSLQYKGNGKSKALIQKVALEQNTNYELTVQLKIKSGTVGKVIFDTNGTFDENCTFELGTSNKLDEWVTYKGVFNSGNVKEVQLRCITSDDFNGTGYWDHVSINKCK from the coding sequence ATGAAAATAAAAATATTATTAACTGTTTTAGTATTGGCATTCCAAATGAATGCTCAAAATAGACGTTCTAACCCTATTGTAAGTCATATGTTTACGGCAGATCCTTCGGCACATGTATGGGAAGATGGACGTTTGTATGTATACCCTTCTACAGATGTAGCCCCTGCAAAAGGATATAAAACCATGGATGGGTACCATGTGTTTTCTACCGATGATATGATTACTTGGAAAGATCATGGAGAGATACTTCATTCTAGAGATGTAAGTTGGGGGATTAAAGGAGGAGGATTTATGTGGGCACCTGACTGTGTTTTTAAAAATGGAACTTATTATTTTTATTTTCCACACAAAAATAAAAATGGTGTTTGGGAAATTGGAATTGCTACTAGTAAAAGCCCTGCATCAGATTTTAAATTGCAAGGCTATGTAAAAGGAGGAAATGCTTTTTGTGATCCGTGTGTTTTTATAGATGATGACGGTCAGGCTTATATTTATGCGGTTAAAGATACCAAAGCTTATGTTGCAAAATTAAAGGATAACATGGTGGAGATTGAAGGGGAAATGACAGAACAAATTGGTGCTACAGGTCATAGAGAAGGGCCTTTTGTAATAAAACGAAAAGGCATCTATTATTTAATATATCCTGATCATTATCCAAAAACGAATAAAATGGGCTATGCTATGAGTAATAATCCTTTAGGTCCTTGGGAATTTAAAGGAGTGTTTTTAGATCATACAGATGTGATTACCATGCACGGTTCATTAGTAAAGTTTAAAGGACAATGGTATGTGTTTTATCACAACGGTAACCTTTCTGGAGGAATTGGCCCACAAAGATCTATTTGTTTTGATCCCGTTAATTTTAACGAAGATGGAACCATTCAAATGGTCAAGCAAATTTTAGGAGTAATACTCCCAACGTTCCATCAAGACATCAACTTTAACGGAATGATGGGAACTTTAGATGTTGGTAATTACCGTGAGGCTGATTTAAAAAAGCAACATATTTTATTAAATCAAATATCATCCATAGAAATTCCAAAAGGATATAAAGTAATCTGTTTTGAAAAAGACAACTTTAAAGGAAAGTCTTGGGAGTTCGAAGAGAATAGAATTGATTTAAATGTTATAGGAGCAAACAACCAAATTTCTTCGATAAAAATATCAAAATCAGAAATTATTAATTTAGTAAAGAACCCTTCTTTTGAATTGGCTACGCAAGGTTTGGTAAAACATTGGTTTCATAAAAACCCTAAACCATTTGTTCAATATAAAGATGATACGGCAAAAGGATATTACAGTCTTCAATACAAAGGTAATGGAAAATCAAAAGCATTGATTCAAAAAGTTGCACTTGAGCAAAATACCAATTATGAATTAACTGTTCAGTTAAAAATAAAATCAGGTACTGTGGGCAAAGTTATTTTTGATACCAATGGAACTTTTGATGAAAATTGTACGTTTGAATTAGGTACATCAAACAAATTAGATGAATGGGTTACTTACAAAGGTGTGTTTAATAGTGGAAATGTAAAGGAGGTTCAATTGCGTTGTATTACTTCTGATGATTTTAACGGAACTGGTTATTGGGATCATGTAAGCATTAATAAATGCAAATAA
- a CDS encoding PDZ domain-containing protein has translation MKKIISIFSYLLLGSVLSTAYALDIYVSPNGADTNKGTADKPLATFAAAQQKARKYTGKESVTIYFADGVYYLPETIVFTPKDSGTEKQPIRYCAQNEGKAVLSGGMALDLKWKPYQNGIYQAKTPKGIVIDQVFVDGQNQRMARYPNYDASKKTDAYQGYAADAFSKERAAGWKNPKGGYIHAMHSKRWGGYHYIITGKNAGGEVTYEGGWQNNRQLGMHKEYRMVENIFEELDAPGEWFHNQETQTLYYKPEASTNLETAKIEVVRLKQLIDFKGTIKQPVKHITLQGFVVKHAARTFMETKEPMVRSDWTIFRGGAFMLSGTEEIQILDCEFDQVGGNAIFVNMYNRNTLIKGNHIHHTGASGVCFVGDPNALRDPLFEYGEKNEVSKIDKTPGPKTENYPALGVVEDCLIHNIGTVERQPAGVQIEMAMEITVRDCSIYDCARSGINIGDGAFGGHLIERCDVFNTVLETHDHGSFNSWGRDRYWRLKGFDINEYPELPFADAMKTTIIRNSRWRCDHGWDIDLDDGSTNYDIYNNLMLSGGLKLREGYRRRAWNNITVNNTFHPHVWYENSQDEVFSNIFMFKYQGVKVPTAQNPGKLVDKNLIFNSELTQIFGWDEHSIVADPQFIDPKNGDFRVKEGSPALSIGFKNFPMDQFGVKKASLKAIAKTPVIPALGVSEELKKKGKTKKRSNNSTWLGASISGLSGMEFSAYGVSKEDGGIALKEVPKDSQAAKAGLLEGDLILTVNGEKVVNDKKFLKLLKSINDSSVILKIVREQQEMEIKVSL, from the coding sequence ATGAAAAAAATCATTTCAATTTTTTCCTATTTATTATTAGGAAGTGTATTATCTACAGCGTATGCTTTAGATATTTATGTGAGTCCGAATGGGGCTGATACTAATAAAGGAACTGCAGATAAACCTTTAGCAACTTTTGCAGCTGCACAACAAAAAGCACGTAAGTATACAGGTAAAGAATCTGTAACCATTTATTTTGCCGATGGTGTTTATTATTTACCAGAAACCATAGTTTTTACACCAAAAGATTCTGGAACAGAAAAACAGCCAATTAGATATTGTGCACAAAATGAGGGGAAGGCTGTATTGAGTGGAGGCATGGCATTAGATCTTAAATGGAAGCCTTATCAAAACGGTATTTATCAAGCAAAAACTCCAAAAGGAATCGTAATAGATCAGGTTTTTGTTGATGGTCAGAATCAACGTATGGCACGTTATCCTAATTACGATGCTAGTAAAAAAACAGATGCTTATCAAGGTTATGCAGCCGATGCTTTTTCTAAAGAACGCGCTGCAGGATGGAAAAATCCTAAAGGTGGATATATTCATGCCATGCACTCTAAACGTTGGGGAGGTTATCATTATATCATCACTGGAAAAAATGCAGGTGGTGAGGTTACTTATGAAGGTGGTTGGCAAAATAATCGTCAATTAGGAATGCATAAGGAATACCGTATGGTAGAGAATATTTTCGAAGAATTAGATGCTCCAGGTGAATGGTTTCATAATCAAGAAACACAGACTTTATATTATAAACCTGAGGCATCTACAAATTTAGAAACAGCTAAAATAGAGGTTGTAAGATTAAAACAGTTGATAGACTTTAAAGGAACTATAAAACAACCAGTAAAACATATTACGTTACAGGGGTTTGTGGTAAAACACGCGGCTAGAACTTTTATGGAAACCAAAGAGCCTATGGTACGTTCTGACTGGACTATTTTTAGAGGAGGTGCTTTTATGTTATCAGGTACAGAAGAGATTCAAATTTTAGATTGTGAATTCGATCAAGTTGGAGGAAATGCCATTTTTGTGAATATGTATAATCGCAATACATTGATTAAAGGAAATCATATTCATCATACAGGAGCAAGTGGAGTTTGTTTTGTAGGAGATCCAAATGCTTTACGAGATCCGTTGTTTGAATATGGAGAAAAAAATGAAGTTTCAAAAATTGATAAAACACCTGGACCTAAAACAGAGAATTATCCTGCTTTGGGAGTTGTAGAGGATTGTTTGATTCATAATATAGGAACGGTTGAACGTCAGCCAGCTGGAGTGCAGATTGAAATGGCTATGGAAATTACCGTTAGAGATTGTTCTATATATGATTGTGCACGTTCAGGAATTAATATTGGTGATGGTGCTTTTGGTGGACATTTAATAGAGCGTTGTGATGTGTTTAACACCGTTTTAGAAACTCACGATCATGGTTCTTTTAATTCTTGGGGAAGGGATCGTTACTGGAGATTGAAAGGTTTTGATATTAATGAATATCCAGAATTACCATTTGCTGATGCGATGAAAACAACCATTATTCGTAACAGTCGTTGGCGTTGTGATCATGGTTGGGATATTGATTTGGATGATGGTTCTACAAACTATGATATTTATAACAATTTAATGTTGTCAGGTGGTTTAAAACTTAGAGAAGGATACCGTAGAAGAGCTTGGAATAATATTACAGTAAACAATACTTTTCATCCACATGTATGGTATGAAAATAGTCAAGATGAGGTGTTTTCTAATATTTTTATGTTCAAATATCAGGGAGTTAAAGTGCCAACAGCACAGAACCCAGGTAAACTTGTGGATAAGAACCTCATTTTTAATTCAGAGTTAACACAAATATTTGGTTGGGATGAACATTCTATTGTAGCAGACCCACAATTTATAGACCCCAAAAATGGTGATTTTAGAGTAAAAGAAGGATCTCCGGCTCTTAGTATTGGTTTTAAAAATTTTCCAATGGATCAATTTGGAGTAAAAAAAGCCTCATTAAAAGCTATTGCAAAAACACCAGTAATTCCTGCATTGGGTGTTTCAGAAGAGCTAAAGAAAAAAGGTAAAACAAAAAAAAGGTCTAATAATTCTACTTGGTTAGGTGCATCTATTAGTGGTTTATCAGGTATGGAGTTTTCAGCTTATGGAGTGTCTAAAGAGGATGGAGGTATTGCTTTAAAAGAAGTTCCTAAAGATTCTCAAGCAGCCAAAGCTGGGCTTTTAGAAGGGGATCTTATTTTAACAGTAAATGGAGAAAAAGTAGTTAATGATAAAAAGTTTTTAAAGCTTTTAAAATCAATAAATGACTCCTCTGTTATTTTAAAAATTGTTAGAGAGCAACAAGAAATGGAGATAAAGGTTTCTTTATAA
- a CDS encoding arylsulfatase gives MKSIKYLQRAILLLLVACSGISQNKSLKNTKPNIILVMTDDQGMGDLACMGNQVLKTPNIDAFYEKSTRFTDFQVSPTCAPTRSSLMSGCRPFEVGVTHTILQRERMSLDVFTMPQALQSAGYKTGLFGKWHLGDEEAYLPTNRGFDEVLMHGAGGIGQTRYGDFPPNEENLYFDNILLHNNTIVQTKGFCTDVFFDAAESWIKKQEESKQPYFAYVALNAPHAPLVAPEKYKKRFLELGYDKGTAGRYGMIENIDDNFGELMQKLAAWNALDNTIVIFMTDNGATHLKGKLNGKPVTHFNANLRGGKNSPFEGGTHVPAFWYWKGKFKEGVDVDGLTAHIDMYQTFCELAGVTLPDTMQKLSGKSLVPLLENPKANWADRELFIHCGRWAAGKREESKYVKSAVRTQQWRFDNNKELFDISVDPSEKNNVAAKHPEVIAELQKSYNHWWEYAKPLMVNEGLPKIEPKDQPLAKRYYKQLKEQGIPNWAPKNTNN, from the coding sequence ATGAAATCAATTAAATATTTACAAAGGGCAATACTTTTGTTACTAGTGGCTTGTTCAGGGATAAGTCAAAATAAATCTCTTAAAAATACCAAGCCTAATATTATTTTGGTCATGACAGATGATCAAGGAATGGGAGATTTGGCTTGTATGGGAAACCAAGTATTAAAAACCCCCAATATTGATGCTTTTTATGAAAAGTCAACTCGATTTACGGATTTTCAGGTAAGTCCTACATGTGCTCCTACGCGTTCTTCATTAATGAGTGGTTGCCGTCCTTTTGAAGTTGGAGTTACTCATACCATTTTACAACGTGAACGTATGTCTTTAGATGTTTTTACCATGCCACAAGCTTTACAATCGGCAGGTTATAAAACAGGTCTTTTTGGTAAATGGCATTTAGGAGATGAAGAAGCATATTTGCCTACCAACAGAGGTTTTGATGAAGTTTTAATGCATGGAGCAGGAGGAATAGGACAAACAAGATATGGTGATTTTCCTCCTAATGAAGAAAACTTGTATTTTGATAATATTTTACTTCATAACAATACCATTGTACAAACAAAAGGGTTTTGTACCGATGTGTTTTTTGATGCTGCAGAAAGCTGGATTAAAAAACAAGAAGAATCTAAGCAACCTTATTTTGCTTATGTAGCCTTAAATGCACCACATGCACCATTGGTAGCACCTGAGAAATATAAAAAACGCTTTTTAGAATTAGGATATGATAAAGGAACAGCTGGTCGTTATGGTATGATTGAAAACATAGATGATAATTTTGGTGAATTAATGCAAAAATTAGCAGCATGGAATGCTTTGGATAATACCATTGTTATTTTTATGACAGATAACGGAGCAACTCATTTAAAAGGGAAACTTAACGGAAAACCAGTAACACATTTTAATGCAAATTTAAGAGGAGGAAAAAATTCTCCTTTTGAAGGAGGAACACATGTACCTGCTTTTTGGTATTGGAAAGGAAAATTTAAAGAGGGGGTTGATGTTGATGGATTAACAGCTCATATAGATATGTATCAAACTTTTTGTGAATTAGCTGGAGTTACATTGCCAGATACGATGCAAAAGCTTAGTGGTAAATCTTTGGTACCACTTTTAGAAAATCCTAAAGCAAATTGGGCAGATCGTGAACTGTTTATTCATTGTGGACGTTGGGCTGCTGGTAAACGTGAAGAATCAAAATATGTAAAATCTGCAGTTAGAACACAACAATGGCGTTTTGACAATAACAAAGAACTTTTTGACATTTCTGTAGATCCATCAGAAAAAAATAATGTAGCTGCAAAGCATCCAGAGGTGATAGCAGAATTGCAAAAGTCTTACAATCATTGGTGGGAATATGCAAAACCTTTAATGGTAAATGAAGGTTTGCCAAAAATAGAACCAAAAGATCAACCTTTAGCAAAACGTTATTATAAACAGTTAAAAGAACAAGGAATTCCTAATTGGGCTCCTAAAAACACAAATAATTAA